In the genome of Archangium lipolyticum, the window ACCTGAAAGGTGGTGTCCGAGCACCCTTTCTGCCCGGTTCAACCGTACGATGCGGCGCGGATCGATTCCAGGCAGGCACCCTCACGGCACCGCGCGCACTGGATCCTCGTGGTGGTCGTGTCCCGGCCCACCGAACGTGCCCGGCCAGGGAGCCTCCGCCGGCTCCAGCTTCGGCAGCATGAAGCGTTGGAAGCGCGCCTTGCTCTCCGCGAAGGGTGGATCGCACTCGCCGCACGTCGTCGCTCCGTCCATCAACGTCAGCGACCCCGGACCCAGCTCGAACAGCTGCGGCACGCTCCTCGGCGTGTAGCCCAGCTCGCAGCGGAAGGCCTCGCTCCCGTCCTTCGCCCTCACTCCCACCAGCATGGGTTTGCTTCCCTCCGCCGCGAAGCCCAGCACCAGCGTCTGCTTCACCCCACCCTCCGGCCACGTTCCCAGCCGCAACTCCTTCGAGGTGAAGCTCGAGCCCACGGGCAACGCGTACGTCCATGCCGGCGCCAGCCCCGGCACCCTGTACCCTCGCAGCCGCGTGGACTCCCGCGGCACCACGTCCGGGTTCACCGTCGCTCCCTCGGGGCTCGGCACCAGCACCTCGGGTGTCGCCACCGCCCTCCCCAGCTTCGAGGGCAGCGTCCCCACTGCTCCACCGTCCGACGTGCGCAGCGGCTCCGTGCCTCCCTCGGGCATCAGCAGTCCCCGCACCAGCCCCAGCTCGCCTCCTTCAAAGGGCAGCGTCCTCCTCCAGAGCGGCACCCCGTCCGACGAGAACGCCATCACCAGCGTCGGAGCTCCCGCCCTCAGCGGCGCCCCCGTGTTCATCGTCGGCGAGAACGTCACGTACAGATCCCCCACCGTGTCCGACGCCAGCCCGAACGGGTGCGGGTGGTTGCACTCGGACAGCAGCGGATCCTCCAGCGCCCGCGCCGACACCATCCCGCCCATCGCGTCTAGCACCACCAGGTAGTACAGCCGGCACTGTGTCCTTGAGTCCTGCCCCACCGGGTACGCCTCGAAGAGCGCCGCCAGCCGATCCGGCGCCATCACCGCCAGCCGCGCCAGGAAGAGCGTCGAGGTCCTGTTCGCGATGTCCGGCCGCGCCCCCGCCAGTTCGAACGACCAGCGCGGTGTCCCCGTCGCCCGCTCCATCAGCGACACCTGCCCCTGCCTCGGCACGTCCATGCACAGCAGCCGCTCGTTCCACAGCATGCACCGCCGGCCCGAGACCGGCGTCTCCACCCGCGAGGCCTCCGTCGCTCCCAGCACCGCCGGCGTGAAATAACCCGACAGCGTCAGGTCCCCCGTGGGCCCCACCATCATGTCGTGCAGCTTCTTGCCCTCGGCCGCCGCGTCGTACTTCCACCCCGGCGCCAGCACCTTCGCCGGTGGCCGCACGCACACCGGGCCCTGGCACCGGCCCTCCTCCTGGCACGGCGAGGCCGGCGCGCACACGAAGTGATCCGGCGGATCCCCCTTCACGCACGCGCCCTCCACGCACACGTCCGCCAGATCGCACCCGCGCGTCTCTCCACAGAAGG includes:
- a CDS encoding tenascin-X, whose product is MGLLLTGLLGACREEKPPLTDSTSQVRFSQEAVAFPATYVGASREGSVRLVSEGRASARVEWDPVPEPFSVEGLPERVEPGGEPSVKVRFDPKAAGPVAATLVGRDEGGRTVTLRLSGEGQPVPSCPTPVACHRFTFDVVKEECVEEVLADGTVCDPGNQCVLDAVCREGRCGGRERVCDDGNACTTDVCSPLDGCQSVPAPPCPGDGACQEGYCDARKGCQLRPAANGTFCGETRGCDLADVCVEGACVKGDPPDHFVCAPASPCQEEGRCQGPVCVRPPAKVLAPGWKYDAAAEGKKLHDMMVGPTGDLTLSGYFTPAVLGATEASRVETPVSGRRCMLWNERLLCMDVPRQGQVSLMERATGTPRWSFELAGARPDIANRTSTLFLARLAVMAPDRLAALFEAYPVGQDSRTQCRLYYLVVLDAMGGMVSARALEDPLLSECNHPHPFGLASDTVGDLYVTFSPTMNTGAPLRAGAPTLVMAFSSDGVPLWRRTLPFEGGELGLVRGLLMPEGGTEPLRTSDGGAVGTLPSKLGRAVATPEVLVPSPEGATVNPDVVPRESTRLRGYRVPGLAPAWTYALPVGSSFTSKELRLGTWPEGGVKQTLVLGFAAEGSKPMLVGVRAKDGSEAFRCELGYTPRSVPQLFELGPGSLTLMDGATTCGECDPPFAESKARFQRFMLPKLEPAEAPWPGTFGGPGHDHHEDPVRAVP